One region of Micromonospora lupini genomic DNA includes:
- the wecB gene encoding non-hydrolyzing UDP-N-acetylglucosamine 2-epimerase, producing the protein MTRVMTVVGTRPEIIRLSRVLARLDETVEHVLVHTGQNWDSSLSDVFFSELRLREPDRFLRVDTSSLGRVLGGVLVGMEAAIAEVRPDALLVLGDTNSCIAALMARRMRVPVYHMEAGNRCFDLNVPEETNRRLVDHVADFNLVYTEHARRNLLAEGLHPRRILHTGSPMREVLEHYRAPIAGSTILRQLELDRGRYFLVSAHREENVDRPDRLQRLLDCLVAVRDRWGFPVLVSTHPRTRKRLEALAPDATALDGIAFHDPFGLLDYVHLQTGAYCTLSDSGTISEEAAILGFPAVTLRESIERPEALDAGGIIMTGLDPQGVVEAVEVTVAQVAAQGVPCPVDYQVPDTSRRVVDFILSTVRRHHDWAGIRH; encoded by the coding sequence ATGACCCGTGTGATGACAGTCGTCGGCACCCGCCCGGAGATCATCCGACTGTCCCGGGTGCTCGCCCGGCTCGACGAGACAGTCGAGCACGTGCTGGTGCACACCGGGCAGAACTGGGACAGCAGCCTCTCCGACGTGTTCTTCTCCGAGCTGCGCCTGCGCGAACCGGACCGGTTCCTCCGTGTCGACACGTCCTCGCTGGGCCGGGTGCTCGGTGGGGTGCTGGTCGGCATGGAGGCGGCGATCGCCGAGGTGCGGCCGGACGCCCTGCTGGTGCTCGGCGACACCAACAGCTGCATCGCCGCCCTGATGGCCCGCCGGATGCGGGTGCCGGTCTACCACATGGAGGCCGGCAACCGCTGCTTCGACCTGAACGTGCCGGAGGAGACCAACCGCCGACTGGTCGACCACGTGGCCGACTTCAATCTCGTCTACACCGAACACGCCCGGCGCAACCTGCTCGCCGAGGGCCTGCACCCGCGCCGGATCCTGCACACCGGCTCGCCGATGCGGGAGGTGCTGGAGCACTACCGGGCGCCCATCGCCGGCTCGACGATCCTGCGTCAGCTGGAACTCGACAGGGGTCGGTACTTCCTGGTCAGCGCGCACCGCGAGGAGAACGTGGACCGGCCCGACCGGCTCCAGCGGCTGCTCGACTGCCTCGTCGCCGTCCGCGACAGGTGGGGGTTCCCAGTGCTGGTCTCCACCCACCCCCGTACCCGCAAGCGCCTGGAGGCGCTCGCCCCGGACGCCACTGCCCTGGACGGCATCGCCTTCCACGACCCGTTCGGCCTGCTCGACTACGTACACCTGCAGACCGGGGCGTATTGCACGTTGTCGGACAGCGGGACGATAAGCGAGGAGGCGGCCATCCTCGGCTTCCCCGCGGTGACCCTGCGGGAGTCGATCGAACGACCGGAAGCGCTCGACGCCGGCGGCATCATCATGACGGGCCTGGACCCGCAGGGGGTCGTCGAGGCGGTCGAGGTGACCGTGGCGCAGGTCGCCGCCCAGGGCGTGCCGTGCCCGGTCGACTACCAGGTGCCCGACACCTCCCGTCGGGTGGTCGATTTCATCCTCTCCACAGTGCGCCGGCACCACGACTGGGCAGGCATCCGACACTGA
- a CDS encoding glycosyltransferase gives MSASGASGGPRVGHPHGVRRLRIAVLVKTNAGGTWLLPQVDELRHRGHEVTVVLPAGAGRLTDELERRGVEVLPSPYDFTLGWSTPVGLLRLRSLLRRLRSDVVQYHLIASAYAVRLATLGLPVCRVHMVAGPAYLESGLVRSVERLLWRLDDVVVCGCRYASARYGELGCPPQRRPVAVYGVDTDAFSPDATGPDQRAKLRAELGIDQSVFLAVLVSYVYPPKRLVHSGRGVKGHDVLLTAWRTFRRRHPDAHLLLVGGGWTAAGESYRRQLAERFGVTDDPGVTWVESVPDVRPCYAAADISVSPSLCDGPGAAVEAGSMGVPSIVSAVGGLPEAVTERSGWVVPQADPAALVSALDAAYRAWVGGTLPLRGRLARRHVLASFDDLRAAAEVADIVEDVAARRR, from the coding sequence GTGAGCGCGAGCGGCGCCTCCGGCGGCCCACGCGTGGGCCACCCGCACGGTGTGCGCCGGCTACGGATCGCGGTGCTTGTCAAGACCAACGCGGGCGGGACCTGGCTGCTGCCCCAGGTCGACGAGTTGCGCCACCGCGGCCACGAGGTGACCGTCGTGCTGCCCGCGGGCGCCGGCCGGTTGACCGACGAGTTGGAGCGTCGGGGCGTCGAGGTGCTGCCCTCCCCGTACGACTTCACCCTGGGCTGGTCCACGCCGGTCGGGCTGCTGCGGCTGCGGTCGCTGCTGCGCCGGCTGCGCTCCGACGTGGTCCAGTACCACCTGATCGCCTCGGCGTACGCGGTGCGGCTGGCCACGCTGGGTCTGCCGGTGTGCCGGGTGCACATGGTGGCCGGCCCGGCGTACCTGGAGTCCGGGTTGGTCCGCTCGGTGGAGCGGCTGCTGTGGCGGCTCGACGACGTGGTGGTCTGTGGCTGCCGGTACGCCTCCGCCAGGTACGGGGAGCTGGGCTGCCCGCCGCAGCGGCGACCTGTCGCCGTGTACGGGGTGGACACCGACGCGTTCAGCCCGGACGCCACCGGCCCGGACCAGCGGGCGAAGCTCCGCGCCGAGCTGGGCATCGACCAGTCCGTGTTCCTGGCGGTACTGGTCTCCTACGTCTATCCGCCCAAGCGCCTGGTCCACTCAGGTCGCGGGGTGAAGGGGCACGACGTGCTCCTGACCGCCTGGCGGACGTTTCGCCGCCGGCACCCGGACGCGCACCTGCTTCTCGTCGGGGGTGGCTGGACGGCGGCCGGGGAGAGCTACCGGCGGCAGCTCGCCGAACGCTTCGGTGTCACCGACGATCCCGGGGTGACCTGGGTGGAGTCCGTCCCGGACGTCCGGCCCTGCTACGCCGCCGCCGACATCAGCGTCTCCCCGTCGCTCTGCGACGGGCCGGGGGCCGCGGTGGAGGCCGGCTCGATGGGCGTGCCGAGCATCGTCAGCGCGGTCGGTGGTCTGCCCGAGGCGGTCACCGAACGCTCCGGTTGGGTGGTTCCACAGGCCGATCCGGCGGCTCTGGTGAGCGCGCTCGACGCGGCGTACCGCGCCTGGGTCGGCGGCACGCTGCCCCTGCGCGGCCGGTTGGCACGTCGGCACGTGCTGGCGTCCTTCGACGACCTGCGGGCGGCGGCCGAGGTGGCGGACATCGTCGAGGACGTGGCGGCACGACGGCGCTGA
- a CDS encoding NAD-dependent epimerase/dehydratase family protein, which yields MVTGGAGFIGANLVRALADTPQVTEIVVVDDLSTGLLDNLDGQPVRLHRGTVLDPDLLDEAFTGATSVVHLAALGSVPRSIDRPLPSHHANATGTLMVLEAARRHDVRQLILSSSSSVYGANPVLPRQEGLRPIPVSPYAVSKLAAEAYALAYAACYDLTVLPFRFFNVFGPRQAAHHAYAAVLPRFVTAALAGEPLRVHGDGRQTRDFTFVGSVTAVIVDAIVRRVSTTDVVNLAFGARVSLLDLVAELEDILGRPLSVAHEPPRPGDVRDSQADCARLRELFPAVRQVPLRTGLERTVAWMSGHVLAGQ from the coding sequence GTGGTGACCGGGGGCGCCGGCTTCATAGGCGCCAACCTGGTGCGGGCGCTCGCCGACACCCCGCAGGTGACCGAGATCGTGGTCGTGGACGACCTCTCCACAGGCCTGCTCGACAACCTTGACGGCCAGCCGGTCCGGCTGCACCGGGGAACCGTGCTCGACCCGGATCTGCTCGACGAGGCGTTCACTGGCGCTACCAGCGTCGTGCACCTGGCCGCCCTCGGGTCCGTGCCGCGCTCCATCGACCGACCGCTGCCCAGTCACCACGCCAACGCCACCGGGACGCTCATGGTGCTGGAGGCGGCCCGCCGTCACGACGTACGCCAACTGATCCTCTCGTCGTCCTCGTCGGTCTACGGCGCGAACCCGGTGCTGCCCCGCCAGGAGGGGCTGCGGCCCATCCCGGTCTCGCCGTACGCGGTGTCCAAGCTGGCCGCCGAGGCGTACGCGCTCGCCTACGCGGCCTGCTACGACCTGACGGTGCTGCCGTTCCGCTTCTTCAACGTCTTCGGCCCCCGGCAGGCCGCGCACCACGCGTACGCCGCGGTGCTGCCCCGCTTCGTCACCGCCGCGCTCGCCGGCGAGCCGTTGCGGGTGCACGGCGACGGCCGGCAGACCCGCGACTTCACATTCGTCGGCAGCGTCACCGCGGTGATCGTCGACGCGATCGTGCGCCGGGTGTCCACCACGGACGTGGTCAATCTGGCCTTCGGCGCGCGGGTCTCCCTGCTCGACCTGGTCGCCGAACTGGAGGACATTCTGGGCCGGCCGTTGTCCGTGGCGCACGAGCCGCCGCGCCCGGGCGACGTGCGGGACTCCCAGGCCGACTGCGCCCGCCTGCGGGAGCTGTTTCCCGCCGTGCGACAGGTGCCGCTGCGCACCGGTCTCGAGCGCACGGTGGCCTGGATGTCCGGTCACGTGCTCGCGGGCCAGTAG
- a CDS encoding polysaccharide biosynthesis protein, with protein MSVLTAGRRVLITGGTGSFGQTMARRLLDRDVAEVRILSRDEAKQDAMRRSTGDERVRYHIGDVRDVDTVLRATRGVDFVFHAAALKQVPSCEFFPLEAVRTNILGSGNVVEAAAHNGVSSVVVLSTDKAVYPVNAMGMSKALMEKVAQAYARNNPNSSTTVSCVRYGNVMYSRGSVIPLFIEQIKAGRAPTVTEPAMTRFLMSLADSVDLVEHAFHHARPGDVFIRKAAACTIGDLAEAVCQLFDVPFKLDVIGVRHSEKWHETLASHEELAQADDFGDFFRVPLDARDLNYALYVSEGELGETPREDFNSANATRLGVPEIVELLRTLPEVRAELALRDPVLAC; from the coding sequence ATGAGCGTGCTGACCGCGGGTCGCCGGGTGTTGATCACCGGCGGGACCGGATCCTTTGGACAGACCATGGCCCGGCGGTTGCTCGACCGTGATGTCGCGGAGGTGCGGATCCTCAGTCGGGACGAGGCCAAGCAGGACGCCATGCGCCGGTCGACAGGCGACGAGCGGGTGCGCTACCACATCGGTGACGTACGCGACGTCGACACCGTGCTGCGCGCCACCCGTGGCGTCGACTTCGTCTTCCACGCGGCGGCGCTCAAGCAGGTGCCGTCCTGCGAGTTCTTCCCCCTCGAAGCGGTACGCACCAACATCCTCGGCAGCGGCAACGTGGTCGAGGCCGCCGCGCACAACGGCGTCAGCTCGGTGGTCGTCCTCAGCACCGACAAGGCCGTCTACCCGGTGAACGCCATGGGCATGAGCAAGGCGCTGATGGAGAAGGTCGCCCAGGCGTACGCCCGGAACAACCCGAACAGCTCCACCACCGTCTCCTGCGTCCGGTACGGCAACGTGATGTACTCCCGCGGCTCGGTGATCCCGCTGTTCATCGAGCAGATCAAGGCCGGCCGCGCGCCCACCGTCACCGAACCCGCCATGACCCGCTTCCTCATGTCGCTTGCCGACTCGGTCGACCTGGTCGAGCACGCGTTCCACCACGCCCGCCCCGGCGACGTGTTCATCCGCAAGGCCGCCGCCTGCACCATCGGCGATCTCGCCGAAGCGGTCTGCCAGCTCTTCGACGTGCCGTTCAAACTGGACGTGATCGGCGTGCGGCACAGCGAGAAGTGGCACGAGACCCTGGCGAGTCACGAGGAGTTGGCCCAGGCGGACGACTTCGGCGACTTCTTCCGGGTGCCGCTGGACGCCCGGGACCTCAACTACGCGCTCTACGTCTCCGAGGGTGAGCTGGGCGAGACTCCCCGCGAGGACTTCAACTCGGCCAACGCCACACGGCTCGGCGTACCCGAGATCGTGGAGCTGCTCAGGACGCTGCCGGAGGTCCGGGCGGAGCTGGCGCTGCGCGATCCGGTGCTGGCGTGCTGA
- a CDS encoding polysaccharide biosynthesis C-terminal domain-containing protein has protein sequence MLRLAVTGAGGFLGWHVRVLLHALGWPEPTVLTRTDLADPAVVARRIAGVDRVLHLAGVNRGEPADVAAGNVQLAAQLANGLRACPEPPAGVVFANSVQAGNGTPYGDAKATAAGILAETGVVLDDVLLPNLYGEHGRPWYNSAVATFCRVLAEGGRPEVHADRELDLVHVTDAAARLAGVTAGGSWDPALPPLRIGVRDLADQLTSYAGIYRTGEIPPLRDRHDVRLFNTYRSHCFPAHYPLALPSRADARGALVETVKTHGGAGQTFCSTTLPGVTRGEHFHLAKVERFVVLRGTAEISLRRVGDTDVVRFPVSGDEPVVVDMPTMWAHNITNTGPDELLTLFWTNELFDTQRPDTWPEPVGGAHRVPAGVR, from the coding sequence GTGCTGAGGCTCGCCGTCACCGGTGCCGGCGGTTTCCTCGGCTGGCACGTGCGCGTCCTGCTGCACGCGCTCGGCTGGCCCGAGCCGACAGTGCTCACCCGCACCGACCTGGCCGACCCGGCGGTGGTCGCCCGCCGGATCGCCGGGGTGGACCGGGTGCTGCACCTGGCCGGGGTCAACCGTGGCGAGCCCGCCGACGTGGCGGCCGGCAACGTGCAGCTCGCCGCGCAGCTCGCCAATGGCCTGCGGGCCTGCCCGGAACCGCCGGCCGGGGTGGTCTTCGCCAACTCGGTCCAGGCCGGCAACGGCACCCCGTACGGCGACGCCAAGGCCACCGCCGCCGGCATCCTCGCCGAGACCGGTGTGGTCCTGGACGACGTGCTGCTGCCCAACCTGTACGGCGAACACGGCCGGCCCTGGTACAACTCGGCGGTCGCCACCTTCTGCCGCGTGCTCGCCGAGGGTGGCCGGCCCGAGGTGCACGCCGACCGGGAGTTGGACCTGGTACACGTCACCGACGCGGCGGCCCGGCTTGCCGGCGTGACGGCGGGCGGCTCCTGGGACCCGGCGCTGCCGCCGCTGCGCATCGGGGTCCGTGACCTCGCCGACCAGCTCACCTCGTACGCCGGCATCTACCGCACCGGCGAGATCCCGCCGCTGCGCGACAGGCACGACGTGCGGCTGTTCAACACGTACCGGTCGCACTGCTTCCCGGCGCACTATCCCCTCGCCCTGCCCAGCCGGGCCGACGCCCGGGGCGCGCTCGTCGAGACGGTCAAGACCCACGGGGGAGCGGGACAGACGTTCTGCTCGACGACCCTCCCCGGCGTCACCCGTGGCGAGCACTTCCACCTGGCCAAGGTGGAACGGTTCGTGGTGCTGCGCGGCACCGCCGAGATCAGCCTGCGCCGGGTCGGCGACACCGACGTCGTCCGGTTCCCGGTCAGCGGCGACGAACCCGTCGTCGTCGACATGCCGACCATGTGGGCGCACAACATCACCAACACCGGCCCGGACGAGCTGCTCACCCTCTTCTGGACCAACGAGCTGTTCGACACGCAGCGACCGGACACCTGGCCGGAACCGGTCGGCGGCGCGCACCGCGTGCCAGCAGGCGTCCGGTGA
- a CDS encoding lipopolysaccharide biosynthesis protein — translation MSSGVAERTRRARTPGAHRRRPDRGRRLLSGVATALLSRVAGLVVPIVLVPVTLPYFGNDLYGLWMAVAALAGMAAFADLGLGSGLMTKLAPCYARGDTVRARRYISSAYLTLSVLALALTGVLWACSGAVPWSALFNVTGQVTPEQTRMISLICLTAFALNVPLSLIARVQYAYQQVGRSNVWQTTGSLAALGAVLGVVRAGWSPILVVAVSVTAPLLVNLLNTLWFFGRQEPRIRPAPSAVRVDTAVELTRLSGLFFVLTVVISFATNADTLIIAHALGLSAVAGYVVPAKLLSQLGQLVVLVNVPLWPANGEALAQGQVDWVRRTTRRMTVLSVLAAGLPAVALVAVGDRLFAAWLPVPMGGDRWLLAGLGVWWLLQSALSPRFMVQNAGGVLVPQLCGWLAFLALSVLGKWFAADRLGVAAVPWVGAVGYALTVAPAALYGYRRTLRRHRGPAVEEGLVESAR, via the coding sequence ATGTCGTCCGGGGTCGCCGAGCGGACCCGGCGCGCCCGCACACCTGGCGCACACCGTCGTCGCCCCGACCGTGGCCGCCGACTGCTCTCCGGCGTCGCCACCGCGCTGCTCAGCCGGGTGGCCGGGCTCGTCGTGCCGATCGTGCTGGTGCCGGTGACGCTTCCCTACTTCGGCAACGACCTGTACGGCCTGTGGATGGCGGTCGCCGCGCTGGCCGGCATGGCGGCCTTCGCCGACCTGGGTCTGGGCAGCGGGCTGATGACCAAGCTGGCCCCCTGCTACGCCCGCGGCGACACCGTCCGGGCCCGTCGCTACATCTCCAGCGCGTACCTGACCCTGTCGGTCCTCGCGCTCGCTCTCACAGGTGTGCTCTGGGCCTGCTCCGGCGCGGTGCCGTGGTCGGCGCTGTTCAACGTGACAGGTCAGGTCACCCCGGAGCAGACCCGGATGATCTCGCTGATCTGCCTCACCGCGTTCGCGCTCAACGTCCCGCTCAGCCTGATCGCCCGGGTCCAGTACGCCTACCAGCAGGTCGGCCGGAGCAACGTCTGGCAGACCACCGGCAGCCTGGCCGCGCTCGGCGCGGTGCTGGGTGTGGTCCGGGCCGGCTGGTCGCCGATTCTGGTGGTGGCCGTCTCGGTCACCGCGCCGCTGCTTGTCAACCTGCTCAACACGCTGTGGTTCTTCGGCCGGCAGGAGCCGCGGATCCGGCCCGCGCCCAGCGCCGTGCGTGTCGACACCGCAGTGGAGCTGACCCGGCTCAGCGGGCTGTTCTTCGTGCTCACAGTGGTCATCTCGTTCGCCACAAACGCGGACACGCTGATCATCGCGCACGCGCTCGGCCTGTCCGCGGTGGCCGGGTACGTGGTGCCGGCCAAGTTGCTGTCCCAGCTCGGCCAGCTCGTCGTCCTGGTAAACGTTCCGCTCTGGCCGGCCAACGGCGAGGCCCTGGCACAGGGGCAGGTGGACTGGGTGCGGCGGACCACGCGGCGAATGACAGTGCTGTCCGTGCTCGCCGCCGGTCTGCCCGCGGTGGCCCTGGTGGCCGTCGGCGACCGGCTGTTCGCCGCCTGGCTGCCGGTGCCGATGGGCGGTGACCGGTGGCTGCTCGCCGGGCTGGGCGTCTGGTGGCTGTTGCAGTCGGCGCTCTCACCACGGTTCATGGTGCAGAACGCCGGAGGCGTCCTCGTCCCGCAGTTGTGCGGTTGGCTGGCGTTTCTGGCGCTGTCGGTGCTCGGCAAGTGGTTCGCCGCCGACCGGCTCGGCGTCGCCGCCGTGCCCTGGGTGGGCGCCGTCGGCTACGCGCTTACCGTCGCGCCTGCGGCGCTGTACGGATATCGCCGGACGCTGCGGCGTCACCGCGGCCCGGCCGTCGAGGAGGGACTTGTGGAAAGTGCGCGTTGA
- a CDS encoding O-antigen ligase family protein, giving the protein MTAAPPGTGPTTTPRYRATATERLVPAAGRRRRAVDAHPAPPPSPPAGSLPAVLTLCVVAFLAARPPWWSFNYGAILAVIAIVLTGRLPRLHRLDVVALLTGGWAAASLLWSSRTDLTGPAAYRYISVCVLFVACRHVVRGRRDLLLVGWTYLGGCAVVAVEVATGARSQGQVLLFAERYGVDGKEVNVTAYTLAVGVALALVLAAAGAHRRLLRLTPLALIVLLGYAVLLTGSRGAAIGVLLGLVAALATRIAPRLTAVTVAGFAAALIALVPFGLAPKAELLWLDGLYGRPTGDISGRLSIWPYALSTWSESPLAGSGAGVFIGTNPFEIGPHNLLLTVGNDLGLVGVALYFATMAGALVVTARTGRAGLLTACAFVGAMLPIWLTGQWETSLAFWLALALVTVLPGIWGPRRPPGIAARHARARRRLPTTVAPTITVAGRTVATGR; this is encoded by the coding sequence ATGACCGCCGCGCCGCCGGGGACGGGGCCCACGACCACTCCCCGTTACCGCGCCACCGCCACCGAACGGCTGGTGCCGGCTGCCGGTCGACGCCGCCGCGCAGTGGATGCCCACCCCGCGCCCCCGCCGTCCCCACCCGCCGGCAGCCTGCCCGCCGTGCTGACCCTGTGCGTGGTCGCCTTCCTGGCGGCACGCCCGCCGTGGTGGTCGTTCAACTACGGCGCGATCCTCGCGGTGATCGCGATCGTGCTCACCGGTCGACTGCCCAGGCTGCACAGGCTCGACGTCGTCGCGCTGCTCACCGGCGGCTGGGCCGCCGCAAGCCTGCTCTGGAGCAGCCGGACCGACCTCACCGGACCCGCCGCCTACCGCTACATCTCCGTCTGCGTGCTCTTCGTGGCCTGCCGGCACGTCGTCCGCGGGCGGCGGGACCTGCTGCTTGTCGGCTGGACGTACCTGGGCGGATGTGCGGTGGTAGCCGTCGAGGTGGCCACCGGCGCCCGGTCCCAGGGGCAGGTGCTGCTCTTCGCCGAGCGGTACGGCGTCGACGGCAAGGAGGTGAACGTCACCGCGTACACCCTGGCCGTCGGGGTGGCGTTGGCCCTGGTGCTCGCCGCGGCCGGCGCGCACCGGCGGCTGCTGCGCCTCACCCCGCTGGCGTTGATCGTCCTGCTCGGGTACGCCGTGCTGCTCACCGGATCGCGGGGGGCCGCCATCGGCGTCCTGCTCGGTCTCGTCGCCGCGCTCGCCACCCGGATCGCGCCCCGACTGACAGCGGTCACCGTCGCCGGCTTCGCCGCCGCGTTGATCGCGCTGGTGCCGTTCGGGCTGGCGCCGAAGGCCGAGCTGCTCTGGCTCGACGGCCTGTACGGGCGGCCCACAGGCGACATCTCCGGCCGCCTGTCGATCTGGCCCTACGCGCTGTCCACCTGGTCCGAGTCCCCGCTGGCCGGCTCCGGGGCGGGCGTGTTCATCGGCACCAACCCCTTCGAGATCGGCCCGCACAACCTGCTGCTCACCGTCGGCAACGATCTGGGCCTGGTCGGCGTCGCGCTCTACTTCGCGACGATGGCCGGGGCGCTCGTCGTCACCGCCCGCACCGGCCGGGCCGGGCTCCTGACCGCCTGCGCGTTCGTCGGGGCCATGCTGCCGATCTGGCTGACCGGCCAGTGGGAGACGTCGCTCGCCTTCTGGCTGGCGCTGGCGCTTGTCACCGTCCTGCCCGGCATCTGGGGACCCCGGCGGCCCCCGGGCATCGCTGCGCGACACGCCCGCGCCCGTCGCCGACTCCCGACCACAGTCGCGCCGACGATCACGGTCGCCGGTCGGACGGTGGCGACCGGCCGGTAG
- a CDS encoding glycosyltransferase family protein — MRVDEYPRVLVVSAAVFDRSTGTGITLSNLFTGWPADRLAQLYAEDRAPGPDAVGTFARFAPRNAPVEYHLFRQWERVRRPLRAVVKGSPGPTGPVGSASNVRSTGPVGPVAVARNPAPSAVRAHLRTQLRAFVDLSPVRVPADVRRWVRDQRPDVVYTTLGSIRMMRLAVAAAQECRVPLVPHFMDDWPTTLYTGGQVLGLPRLAVRAGFRDVLRHSSYGMGISEAMAREFERRYRLPFAAFGNCVDAADFADPRGRTPDRPAGTPVELVYVGGLHLDRWRSLRRVGAAVDRLAARGTPARLTVHAPAVDVGRYAGAFAGMQAVHLGRSLASGEVAGVLRRADVLVHVESFAAEHRRYTRYSLSTKIPQYLAAGRPVLGFGPAELASMAHLAAADAGAVVGRDDPAALAAALGPLCADAELRARLGRRGLAYAVRHHRTDRVAARFAQVLREAARLPAGAALVPRPGRVVALEGSDVG; from the coding sequence GTGCGCGTTGACGAGTATCCCCGCGTGCTCGTGGTGAGCGCTGCCGTGTTCGACCGCTCCACCGGCACCGGCATCACCCTGTCGAACCTGTTCACCGGCTGGCCGGCGGACCGGCTCGCGCAGCTCTACGCCGAGGACCGCGCTCCGGGTCCGGACGCGGTCGGCACGTTCGCGCGGTTCGCGCCGCGCAACGCCCCGGTGGAGTACCACCTGTTCCGGCAGTGGGAACGCGTCCGCCGGCCACTCCGGGCGGTCGTGAAGGGCTCGCCCGGCCCGACGGGCCCGGTCGGCTCGGCCAGCAACGTCCGCTCGACGGGCCCGGTCGGCCCGGTCGCCGTGGCCCGGAATCCGGCGCCCAGTGCGGTGCGCGCCCACCTGCGCACCCAGTTGCGGGCCTTCGTCGACCTCAGTCCGGTCCGTGTCCCCGCGGACGTCCGTCGCTGGGTGCGCGACCAGCGGCCGGACGTGGTCTACACGACGCTGGGCAGCATCCGGATGATGCGCCTCGCGGTCGCCGCGGCACAGGAGTGCCGGGTGCCGCTGGTCCCGCACTTCATGGACGACTGGCCCACGACGCTCTACACCGGTGGCCAGGTGCTGGGTCTGCCCCGGCTCGCCGTCCGCGCCGGGTTCCGCGACGTTCTGCGGCACTCCTCGTACGGGATGGGGATCAGCGAGGCCATGGCGCGGGAGTTCGAACGCCGCTACCGGCTGCCGTTCGCCGCCTTCGGTAACTGTGTCGACGCCGCCGACTTCGCCGATCCCCGAGGTCGGACGCCGGACCGGCCGGCCGGAACCCCTGTCGAGCTGGTCTACGTGGGTGGGCTGCACCTGGACCGGTGGCGGTCGCTGCGTCGGGTCGGCGCCGCCGTCGACCGGCTGGCCGCCAGGGGCACGCCGGCGCGGCTGACCGTGCACGCCCCGGCGGTCGACGTCGGCCGCTACGCCGGGGCGTTCGCCGGGATGCAAGCCGTCCACCTGGGTCGGTCGTTGGCCAGCGGCGAGGTCGCCGGGGTGCTGCGCCGGGCCGATGTGCTTGTGCACGTCGAGTCGTTCGCCGCCGAGCACCGCAGGTACACCCGCTACTCGCTCTCCACCAAGATCCCGCAGTACCTGGCGGCCGGTCGTCCCGTCCTCGGGTTCGGCCCGGCCGAGTTGGCCTCGATGGCGCACCTGGCGGCGGCCGACGCCGGTGCGGTGGTCGGACGCGACGATCCGGCTGCCCTCGCCGCCGCGCTCGGCCCGCTCTGCGCCGACGCGGAGCTGCGGGCCCGCCTGGGCCGGCGAGGGCTGGCGTACGCGGTGCGCCACCACCGCACCGACCGGGTGGCGGCCCGCTTCGCCCAGGTGCTGCGGGAGGCGGCACGTCTACCGGCCGGCGCGGCGCTGGTGCCCCGACCCGGGCGGGTCGTCGCGTTGGAGGGGTCGGACGTCGGTTGA